In Haloplanus rubicundus, one DNA window encodes the following:
- a CDS encoding SipW-dependent-type signal peptide-containing protein — protein MPDEFELSRRKVLAALGTAGVASAGAGVGTSAFFSDEESFQNNRLVAGELDLKVDWQQTYNGESVNAFPDEDGDGQQDQIRTRESIANEAGLPIDSPSVENTFQAQFADVPDDHPRPLIELDDVKPGDSGSVLFSLHLFDNPGYIWMNGQCENDENGLTEPEAEDPDEGRGVELARAVQVTLWYDDGDGVPTADETVIYEGSLENLQYMLCDGIPLHGDRSTTFPSVNEIAPVSGDGLRGELAANGGGAGRACFENSTTAYLGFSWELPVDHANEIQSDTNRFDLGFYTEQCRHNDGASQEARLFTASCPNAEEIGWCKYEVTAMIAKSSVLCPFTVGDIICTPCIAPDRETCKLSKGETTNHTVTSVTGDQYCTVEVTSLRDACQDGCNGDHNIAPFLH, from the coding sequence ATGCCAGACGAATTCGAGCTTTCGCGACGGAAGGTACTCGCAGCGTTGGGGACGGCAGGGGTCGCGTCGGCCGGCGCAGGTGTCGGGACGAGTGCCTTCTTCAGCGATGAAGAATCGTTCCAAAACAACCGCCTCGTCGCCGGGGAACTCGATCTAAAGGTTGACTGGCAACAGACGTACAACGGCGAGTCAGTCAATGCGTTCCCCGACGAGGACGGTGACGGCCAGCAGGATCAAATCCGAACACGGGAATCGATTGCAAACGAGGCTGGCTTACCGATCGACAGTCCATCAGTCGAGAACACATTCCAGGCACAGTTTGCGGACGTGCCCGACGACCACCCACGGCCGTTGATCGAACTCGACGATGTCAAACCGGGGGATTCGGGGAGTGTACTCTTCAGTCTCCATCTATTCGACAACCCCGGCTACATCTGGATGAACGGGCAGTGCGAAAACGATGAAAACGGCCTAACCGAACCGGAAGCCGAGGATCCGGACGAAGGTCGGGGCGTCGAGCTAGCACGTGCAGTGCAAGTTACGCTCTGGTACGACGACGGCGATGGAGTACCCACCGCCGACGAAACGGTCATCTACGAGGGGTCGCTGGAGAACCTCCAGTACATGCTTTGTGACGGAATCCCGCTACACGGTGACCGCTCGACAACGTTCCCATCGGTCAACGAAATAGCGCCGGTAAGCGGCGATGGGCTCCGTGGCGAACTTGCTGCCAACGGTGGGGGAGCGGGACGTGCCTGTTTCGAAAACTCGACGACCGCGTACCTCGGTTTCTCGTGGGAATTGCCGGTCGATCACGCAAACGAGATTCAGAGCGATACCAATCGGTTCGATCTGGGGTTCTACACGGAGCAGTGCCGCCACAACGACGGGGCCAGTCAGGAGGCACGACTCTTCACCGCGTCGTGTCCCAACGCAGAGGAGATTGGGTGGTGTAAATACGAGGTAACGGCGATGATCGCAAAGTCCAGCGTGCTCTGTCCGTTCACTGTCGGAGACATCATCTGCACGCCCTGTATCGCACCGGATAGGGAGACGTGTAAGCTCTCGAAAGGCGAAACCACCAACCACACCGTGACGAGCGTGACCGGGGATCAGTACTGTACGGTTGAAGTCACGTCGCTCCGCGACGCGTGTCAGGATGGCTGCAACGGCGATCACAACATCGCACCGTTCTTACACTGA
- a CDS encoding MinD/ParA family ATP-binding protein has product MLAIAGGKGGVGKTTTALGLSAALDAPVVAADADPDMPDLHALAGVDREPTLSSLDGRDPGAVAQSLPDESGVSVLPAPRIDDADGLDRSLDRLARSGRPAVVDCPAGAGPDAAVPLRAADATLLVTTLCAPALRDAAKTAAMARTLDAPPRGVVLTRTRSAPDAVVDLLGCPVVASVPAAEPPILADEGSRTAYRRLAANLGEDIL; this is encoded by the coding sequence ATGCTCGCCATCGCCGGAGGCAAAGGCGGCGTGGGAAAGACGACGACGGCGCTCGGGCTCTCCGCCGCGCTGGACGCGCCGGTCGTCGCGGCCGATGCCGACCCGGACATGCCAGACCTGCACGCCCTCGCGGGCGTCGACCGCGAACCGACGCTTTCGTCGCTCGACGGACGTGATCCGGGCGCCGTCGCGCAGTCGCTCCCCGACGAGTCGGGCGTGAGCGTCCTCCCCGCCCCTCGAATCGACGACGCGGACGGCCTCGACCGGTCGCTCGACCGACTGGCCCGGAGCGGCCGGCCCGCGGTCGTCGACTGTCCCGCGGGCGCCGGTCCCGACGCCGCGGTCCCCCTTCGTGCTGCCGACGCGACGCTGCTCGTCACCACGCTCTGTGCGCCGGCGCTGCGGGACGCGGCGAAGACGGCGGCGATGGCCCGGACCCTCGACGCGCCTCCCCGTGGCGTGGTGTTGACGCGCACGCGGTCGGCGCCCGACGCCGTCGTCGACTTGCTCGGCTGTCCGGTGGTGGCGTCGGTGCCGGCCGCCGAGCCACCGATTCTCGCCGACGAGGGGTCCCGTACCGCCTACCGGCGACTCGCCGCGAATCTGGGAGAAGACATATTATGA
- a CDS encoding RAD55 family ATPase yields the protein MADRLPTGISVLDRQLDGGIPPGSILLLSADPASQSESLLYEIAGARGTLYVTTVRSEEAVRDAVDRYRGSVGRLTIRDAGDYPPIDNATRLVRELPESSNLLVDVVDPLEEADSTRYRAFLNELQTHMVNTGSVAVLHAMHGDPPANRGLTEHMADVVFDLQTDTSGSQIVNRLAVPKFRGGSALEETIKLQLTDGVTIDTSRDIA from the coding sequence ATGGCGGACCGTCTGCCGACGGGCATCTCCGTCCTCGACAGGCAACTCGACGGCGGGATTCCGCCGGGGAGTATCCTGTTGTTGAGCGCCGATCCGGCCAGCCAGTCGGAGTCGTTACTCTACGAAATCGCCGGTGCTCGGGGGACGCTGTACGTGACGACGGTCCGATCCGAGGAGGCAGTCCGGGACGCCGTCGACCGGTACCGCGGTAGCGTCGGGCGGCTGACGATCCGCGACGCGGGCGACTACCCGCCCATCGACAACGCGACCCGCCTCGTGCGGGAACTCCCCGAGAGCTCGAACCTCCTCGTCGACGTCGTCGACCCGCTCGAAGAGGCCGATTCGACCCGGTATCGCGCCTTCCTCAACGAACTCCAGACGCACATGGTCAACACGGGGTCCGTCGCGGTGTTACACGCGATGCACGGCGATCCGCCCGCGAACCGGGGACTGACCGAACACATGGCGGACGTGGTGTTCGACCTGCAGACCGACACGAGCGGCTCACAGATCGTCAACCGGTTGGCGGTTCCCAAGTTCCGCGGCGGGAGCGCGCTCGAAGAGACGATCAAGCTACAGCTCACCGACGGCGTCACCATCGACACCAGCCGCGACATCGCTTAG
- a CDS encoding FKBP-type peptidyl-prolyl cis-trans isomerase, whose translation MSDEQAEPTDEPVDADTADDPEAEPETETEAEEAAGLQDGDFVRIDYTVRTVDDETVVDTTDEDVAEEAGIDEEGHEFGPRTIVVGAGHVFEAVNDDLIGKAVGDENTVHIDAVEAFGEFDPDDVRTVSASKIDEDDRYPGAHVNVDGQQGHIETIIGGRARVDFNHPLAGEDLEYEYEVVEIVDDPEEQAQGLLGMYLDHAPEVWIQTDEVDEEVQVEVESDDEDEEPTYETETQTVEKETLYIEATPQMTMNQQWLFQKQQIAQQVMDRLDLDRVIVQETIDGTGGMMGGMGGMMGGMGGAGGADVEEALEDVDVDADEIVEELEEDIEE comes from the coding sequence ATGAGTGACGAACAGGCCGAACCGACCGACGAACCGGTCGACGCCGACACGGCCGATGACCCCGAAGCGGAGCCAGAAACCGAGACCGAGGCCGAGGAGGCGGCCGGCCTGCAGGACGGCGACTTCGTCCGCATCGACTACACCGTCCGCACGGTTGACGACGAGACGGTCGTCGACACGACCGACGAGGACGTGGCCGAGGAGGCCGGCATCGACGAGGAGGGCCACGAGTTCGGGCCCCGAACAATCGTCGTCGGCGCCGGACACGTCTTCGAAGCCGTCAACGACGACCTGATCGGGAAGGCGGTTGGCGACGAGAACACCGTCCACATCGACGCCGTCGAGGCCTTCGGCGAGTTCGACCCCGACGACGTGCGCACCGTCAGCGCCAGCAAGATCGACGAGGACGACCGCTACCCCGGCGCCCACGTCAACGTCGACGGCCAGCAGGGCCACATCGAGACGATCATCGGCGGTCGCGCCCGCGTCGACTTCAACCACCCCCTCGCCGGCGAGGACCTCGAATACGAGTACGAGGTCGTCGAAATCGTCGACGACCCCGAGGAACAGGCTCAGGGCCTCCTCGGCATGTACCTCGACCACGCCCCCGAGGTGTGGATCCAGACCGACGAGGTCGACGAGGAGGTTCAGGTCGAAGTCGAGTCCGACGACGAGGACGAGGAGCCGACCTACGAGACCGAGACCCAGACGGTCGAGAAGGAGACGCTGTACATCGAGGCCACGCCCCAGATGACGATGAACCAGCAGTGGCTCTTCCAGAAACAGCAGATCGCCCAGCAGGTCATGGACCGACTCGACCTCGACCGGGTCATCGTTCAGGAGACCATCGACGGCACGGGCGGCATGATGGGCGGCATGGGCGGCATGATGGGCGGTATGGGCGGCGCCGGCGGCGCCGACGTCGAGGAAGCCCTCGAGGACGTCGACGTCGACGCCGACGAAATCGTCGAAGAACTCGAAGAGGACATCGAGGAGTAA
- the cyaB gene encoding class IV adenylate cyclase: MYEVELKVRASHDAVRDRLDALGAERTGAVTQVDTYYDAPHRDFAETDEALRIRREEHGDEATTRVTYKGPLVEAASKTRQEIETGVADADRFDDILVALGFSPAAVVEKERERYALDGYTVTLDTVAGLGEFVEIEREAPEAAVETTREGAVAHLRDLGLDPDDQIRTSYLGLLLNSSE; the protein is encoded by the coding sequence ATGTACGAAGTCGAGTTGAAGGTCCGGGCGAGCCACGACGCGGTCCGGGACCGCCTCGACGCCCTCGGCGCCGAGCGCACCGGAGCCGTCACGCAGGTGGACACCTACTACGACGCGCCCCACCGCGACTTCGCCGAGACGGACGAGGCGCTCCGCATCCGGCGCGAAGAGCACGGGGACGAGGCCACGACCCGCGTCACCTACAAGGGGCCGCTGGTCGAAGCAGCGTCGAAGACCCGACAGGAGATCGAAACCGGCGTCGCGGACGCCGACCGCTTCGACGACATCCTCGTCGCCCTCGGATTCTCGCCGGCCGCAGTGGTGGAGAAAGAGCGCGAACGCTACGCCCTCGACGGCTACACCGTCACGCTGGATACGGTCGCCGGCCTCGGCGAGTTCGTCGAAATCGAACGCGAAGCGCCCGAGGCGGCGGTGGAGACGACCCGCGAGGGCGCCGTTGCCCACCTCCGTGACCTCGGTCTCGACCCGGACGACCAGATCCGCACGTCCTACCTCGGCCTCCTCTTAAATTCCTCGGAGTAA
- a CDS encoding methionine adenosyltransferase, giving the protein MSDRNIRIESVDRRAVEDQEVEIVERKGIGHPDSLCDGIAENVSRALSNLYLDRVGEVLHYNTDETQLAAGNAAPAFGGGEVVEPIYILLVGRATKQYEADDGTEYTLPVDSVALSAARDYLAETVPELEFGTDVVVDVRLGEGSGDLQTVFGEDGAAVPMANDTSFGVGHAPLTETERIVLETEEYLNGPYADDNPELGPDVKIMGKREGDHIDLTVAAAMIDRYLDGMEAYKDAVASVREAVTDLAASYTDRSVGVEVNTADDYEDGAIYLTTTGTSAEQGDDGSVGRGNRSNGLITPNRPMSMEATSGKNPVNHIGKIYNLLSTRIAEAVVDEVPGIRDFRVRLLSQIGRPIDQPHVADAFVVTDDDVALSDIEADIDAIVDRELAAVTDVTRDVIEGDLRTF; this is encoded by the coding sequence ATGAGCGATCGGAACATCCGTATCGAGTCCGTCGACCGGCGCGCGGTCGAGGACCAAGAGGTGGAGATAGTCGAGCGGAAAGGGATCGGTCACCCCGACTCCCTCTGTGACGGGATCGCCGAGAACGTCTCCCGCGCGCTCTCGAACCTCTATCTCGACCGCGTCGGCGAAGTGCTCCACTACAACACGGACGAGACGCAGTTGGCCGCCGGCAACGCCGCCCCCGCCTTCGGCGGCGGCGAAGTCGTCGAACCGATCTACATCCTCCTCGTCGGCCGCGCGACCAAACAGTACGAGGCCGACGACGGCACCGAGTACACCCTCCCCGTCGACTCCGTCGCCCTCTCGGCCGCCCGCGACTACCTCGCGGAGACCGTTCCCGAACTGGAGTTCGGCACCGACGTGGTGGTCGACGTCCGCCTCGGCGAGGGAAGCGGCGACCTCCAGACCGTCTTCGGCGAGGACGGCGCCGCCGTCCCCATGGCTAACGACACGAGTTTCGGCGTCGGCCACGCCCCCCTGACCGAGACGGAACGGATCGTCCTCGAAACCGAGGAGTACCTCAACGGCCCGTACGCTGACGACAACCCCGAACTCGGCCCCGACGTGAAGATCATGGGCAAACGCGAGGGCGACCACATCGACCTCACCGTCGCCGCGGCCATGATCGACCGCTATCTCGACGGTATGGAAGCCTACAAGGACGCGGTGGCGTCCGTCCGCGAGGCCGTGACCGACCTCGCGGCGTCCTACACCGACCGGAGCGTGGGCGTCGAGGTCAACACCGCCGACGACTACGAGGACGGCGCCATCTACCTGACGACCACCGGCACCAGCGCCGAACAGGGCGACGACGGCTCCGTCGGCCGCGGCAACCGCTCGAACGGCCTCATCACTCCCAACCGCCCGATGAGCATGGAGGCCACCAGCGGGAAAAATCCCGTCAACCACATCGGAAAGATCTACAACCTCCTCAGCACGCGCATCGCGGAGGCCGTCGTCGACGAGGTGCCCGGCATCCGCGATTTCCGGGTGCGCCTGCTCTCCCAGATCGGTCGTCCCATCGACCAGCCACACGTCGCCGACGCCTTCGTCGTCACCGACGACGACGTGGCCCTCTCCGACATCGAGGCCGACATCGATGCCATCGTCGACCGCGAACTCGCCGCCGTGACCGACGTGACCCGCGACGTGATCGAGGGCGACCTCCGGACGTTCTGA
- a CDS encoding tRNA sulfurtransferase, with product MDDDTPATPDTALVSFGDLSVKSREVRGKMTRRLRDNVAALLDARGVDAAVDAEWARVVVRTDAADRAARVAADAMGVVRARPAVSRPADLDAVAETLAALARDAPPVDTYAVRARRAGDADEHDFSSREVERVGGRAVGDAADATVDLDDPERTYHVEVRGDAAFVAATTYDGPGGLSLGTQDPLVALVSGGHDSPVAAYEVMRRGAPVVPVYVSLGDYGGPDHEARAAATTRHLARYAPNFDCRLRVVPGGGVADTLVDEVGDTRMLSWRRALLRVAETVAEQEGAAGIVTGEALGQKSSQTAANLAVTDAAVDLPVHRPLLAWDKADIVERARSIGTYDDSSIPVGCERLDPPFPATGATLDAVAAAEPDDLLARAAAAVDDLRRIDPAAQSL from the coding sequence GTGGACGACGACACTCCTGCCACGCCCGACACCGCCCTCGTCAGCTTCGGCGACCTCAGCGTCAAGAGCCGCGAGGTTCGCGGCAAGATGACGCGTCGCCTCCGTGACAACGTGGCCGCCCTCCTCGACGCCCGCGGCGTCGACGCCGCCGTCGACGCCGAGTGGGCGCGGGTCGTCGTCCGCACCGACGCCGCCGACCGGGCCGCCCGCGTCGCCGCCGACGCCATGGGCGTCGTTCGGGCGCGCCCCGCCGTCTCCCGCCCGGCCGACCTCGATGCAGTCGCCGAGACGCTGGCCGCCCTCGCCCGCGACGCGCCGCCGGTCGACACCTACGCCGTCCGCGCCCGCCGCGCCGGCGACGCGGACGAACACGACTTCTCCAGCCGCGAGGTCGAACGCGTCGGCGGGCGCGCCGTCGGCGACGCCGCCGACGCGACCGTCGACCTCGACGACCCCGAGCGAACCTACCACGTCGAGGTCCGCGGCGACGCGGCGTTCGTCGCCGCGACGACCTACGATGGGCCGGGTGGCCTCTCCCTCGGCACGCAGGATCCGCTCGTCGCCCTCGTCAGCGGCGGTCACGACTCCCCCGTCGCGGCCTACGAGGTGATGCGCCGCGGGGCGCCGGTGGTTCCGGTCTACGTCTCCCTCGGCGACTACGGCGGCCCCGACCACGAGGCGCGGGCGGCCGCGACCACCCGACATCTCGCCCGCTACGCGCCCAACTTCGACTGCCGCCTCCGGGTCGTCCCCGGCGGCGGGGTAGCGGACACCCTGGTCGACGAGGTGGGCGACACCCGGATGCTCTCGTGGCGGCGCGCGCTCCTGCGGGTTGCCGAAACGGTCGCCGAGCAGGAGGGTGCGGCCGGCATCGTCACCGGCGAGGCGCTGGGACAGAAGTCGAGTCAGACCGCCGCCAACCTCGCCGTCACCGACGCGGCGGTCGACCTGCCGGTGCATCGCCCCCTCCTCGCGTGGGACAAGGCCGACATCGTCGAGCGCGCGCGGAGCATCGGCACCTACGACGACTCCTCGATCCCGGTCGGCTGCGAGCGCCTCGACCCCCCGTTCCCCGCGACGGGGGCGACCCTCGACGCCGTGGCGGCCGCGGAACCCGACGACCTGCTAGCTCGGGCCGCCGCCGCCGTCGACGACCTGCGGCGGATCGATCCGGCGGCGCAATCGCTTTAG
- a CDS encoding DUF5804 family protein, protein MTQVCLVGTDDVDLRYELLSRETARAALATYDLHEPFANTVAVDTVSLGAAVSLLNDLNWYLVRFADYALVREPSISTDEWLSRALAERVRDGDVDPDDTDQFLRIHGLDGDELVEPMFASRVEGAVPEYDLRQVAETLVVRVTESEFGG, encoded by the coding sequence GTGACGCAGGTGTGTCTGGTCGGCACCGACGACGTCGACCTCCGATACGAACTCCTCTCGCGCGAGACGGCGCGGGCGGCACTCGCCACCTACGACCTCCACGAACCCTTCGCGAACACCGTCGCCGTCGACACCGTCAGCCTCGGCGCCGCCGTCTCGCTCCTGAACGACCTGAACTGGTATCTCGTTCGCTTCGCCGACTACGCTCTGGTGCGCGAACCCAGCATCTCCACCGACGAGTGGCTCTCGCGTGCCCTGGCCGAACGCGTCCGCGACGGCGACGTCGACCCGGACGACACCGACCAGTTTCTCCGGATACACGGCCTCGACGGCGACGAACTCGTCGAACCGATGTTCGCCAGCCGCGTCGAGGGGGCGGTGCCGGAGTACGACCTCCGGCAGGTCGCGGAGACGCTCGTCGTCCGCGTCACCGAATCCGAGTTCGGTGGGTAG
- a CDS encoding PLP-dependent cysteine synthase family protein, which produces MHDSILDAIGSPLVRIDSPPGTTVAAKIESKNPGGSAKDRPAKAMVEAAEAAGELEPGDAIVEPTSGNTGIGLAVVGAAKGYDVTVVMPSSKSPERRQIMEAYGAEVELVDGEMTAARERADELEAEGMVQMYQFENPANPQSHYETTGPEIVEQVGERTVDALVCGVGTGGTISGTGRRLKEAFPDVEVVGVQPDTNQFLTGNPGADDFQGMGPGFIAENVDTDLLDGVENVSLDAAEAECRRLAREEGILVGQSSGASSVGAKRVAERLANDDDVDDPLVVTVFWDSGERYMSTGLFD; this is translated from the coding sequence ATGCACGACAGCATCCTCGACGCCATCGGCTCGCCGCTGGTCCGGATCGACTCCCCGCCGGGGACGACCGTCGCGGCCAAAATCGAGTCGAAGAACCCCGGCGGCTCCGCGAAGGACCGCCCGGCGAAGGCGATGGTCGAGGCGGCGGAGGCGGCGGGCGAACTCGAACCCGGCGACGCCATCGTCGAGCCGACGAGTGGCAACACGGGCATCGGGTTGGCCGTCGTCGGCGCCGCGAAGGGGTACGACGTGACGGTCGTGATGCCGTCGTCGAAGTCGCCGGAGCGCCGGCAGATCATGGAAGCCTACGGCGCCGAGGTGGAACTCGTCGACGGCGAGATGACGGCCGCACGGGAGCGGGCGGACGAGTTGGAGGCAGAGGGGATGGTCCAGATGTACCAGTTCGAGAACCCCGCGAACCCACAGTCCCACTACGAGACGACCGGTCCCGAAATCGTCGAACAGGTGGGCGAGCGAACGGTCGACGCGCTGGTCTGTGGCGTCGGCACCGGCGGCACCATCTCGGGGACCGGCCGCCGGCTGAAGGAGGCGTTCCCCGACGTCGAGGTGGTCGGCGTCCAGCCCGACACCAACCAGTTTCTCACCGGTAACCCCGGCGCGGACGACTTCCAGGGGATGGGGCCGGGATTTATCGCCGAGAACGTGGACACCGACCTGCTCGACGGGGTGGAGAACGTCTCCCTCGACGCCGCGGAAGCGGAGTGCCGGCGTCTCGCGCGCGAGGAGGGCATCCTCGTGGGGCAGTCGAGCGGCGCGTCGAGCGTCGGCGCGAAGCGAGTGGCCGAGCGGCTGGCCAACGACGACGATGTGGACGATCCCCTCGTCGTGACGGTGTTCTGGGACAGCGGCGAGCGGTACATGTCGACGGGCCTGTTCGACTAG
- the ligA gene encoding NAD-dependent DNA ligase LigA, producing MVEEPADNPYVRDPDTSFAPVEELSEGDAREQVRRLREAIEYHDYRYYVANDPIVADRTYDTLFERLEALEDAFDCHDENSPTRRVGGEPLDELETVEHVAPLLSLQSSGDADEIRAFDRRIRDRVADVRYSAEPKFDGFSVEVVYEDGGFDRAVTRGDGREGEDVSANVRTIGSVPLHLPDGAPDFLAVRGEVYMPRSGFQELNERRIERGDDPFANPRNAAAGTVRLLDPETVADRPLDVFFYDVIDTSATLDTQTEAFALLRELGFRVNDETTVVDDVDVVIDYRDRLADARDELEYEIDGIVAKVVDFDAREELGSTARHPRWAFAYKFPARTGETTVERIVVQVGRTGKLTPVALLDPVDVQGVTISRATLHNAAQIRDLGVQNGATVRLERAGDVIPEVVEVVEGGDGDFAMPETCPVCDGHVVQEGEHHYCTNASCPAQLRRSLQHFCSRDAMDVEGVGAEAADQLVEEGLVESLADLYDLDRDELAALDGWGERSADNLLAELEASKTVDLGTFVYALGIRHVGTERARALAAAFSLDDLIDASAEDLRSVEDVGPEVAESVAAYFDEAENVETVERLLAAGVSPERRERGDELDGLTVVFTGSVPGYTRSELTDLLETHGASVTSSVSGETDYLVVGENPGTRKREQADEEGVETLDPEAFEARILSRL from the coding sequence ATGGTCGAGGAACCCGCCGACAACCCGTACGTTCGAGACCCCGACACGTCGTTCGCGCCGGTCGAGGAACTGAGCGAGGGCGACGCCCGCGAGCAGGTTCGTCGCCTGCGCGAGGCCATCGAGTATCACGACTACCGATACTACGTCGCGAACGATCCCATCGTCGCCGACCGCACCTACGACACGCTGTTCGAGCGACTGGAGGCACTGGAGGACGCGTTCGACTGCCACGACGAGAACTCGCCGACCCGGCGGGTTGGTGGCGAACCGCTCGACGAACTGGAGACGGTCGAACACGTCGCCCCCCTGTTGAGCCTGCAGTCCTCGGGCGACGCCGACGAGATCCGGGCGTTCGACCGCCGCATCCGCGACCGGGTGGCGGACGTGCGCTACTCCGCCGAACCCAAATTCGACGGCTTCTCGGTCGAAGTCGTCTACGAGGACGGCGGCTTCGACCGCGCCGTCACTCGCGGCGACGGCCGCGAGGGCGAGGACGTGTCGGCGAACGTCCGCACCATCGGGAGCGTCCCCCTCCACCTTCCCGACGGCGCGCCGGACTTTCTCGCCGTCCGGGGCGAGGTGTACATGCCCCGCTCGGGGTTTCAGGAACTGAACGAGCGTCGGATCGAACGCGGCGACGACCCGTTCGCCAACCCGCGCAACGCCGCGGCGGGGACGGTCCGTCTCCTCGACCCCGAGACGGTCGCCGACCGCCCTCTCGACGTTTTCTTCTACGACGTGATCGACACGTCGGCCACCCTCGACACGCAGACCGAGGCGTTCGCCCTCCTGCGTGAGCTCGGCTTCCGGGTCAACGACGAGACGACCGTCGTCGACGACGTGGACGTAGTGATCGACTACCGCGACCGACTCGCGGACGCGCGCGACGAGTTGGAGTACGAAATCGACGGCATCGTCGCCAAAGTCGTGGACTTCGACGCCCGCGAGGAGTTGGGGTCGACCGCGCGCCACCCGCGCTGGGCCTTCGCCTACAAGTTCCCCGCCCGGACCGGCGAGACGACCGTCGAGCGAATCGTCGTGCAGGTGGGACGGACGGGGAAGCTGACGCCGGTCGCCCTGCTCGACCCCGTCGACGTACAGGGCGTCACGATCAGTCGCGCGACCCTCCACAACGCCGCCCAGATTCGGGATCTGGGTGTTCAGAACGGGGCGACCGTCCGGCTGGAACGCGCAGGCGACGTGATCCCCGAAGTGGTCGAGGTGGTCGAGGGTGGCGATGGCGACTTCGCGATGCCCGAGACCTGTCCCGTCTGTGACGGTCACGTGGTACAGGAGGGCGAACACCACTACTGTACGAACGCGTCGTGTCCCGCCCAGCTACGACGGTCGCTCCAGCACTTCTGTTCGCGCGACGCCATGGACGTCGAGGGCGTCGGCGCGGAGGCGGCGGATCAACTGGTCGAGGAGGGCCTGGTCGAGTCGCTGGCGGACCTCTACGATCTGGACCGCGACGAACTCGCGGCGCTCGACGGGTGGGGCGAGCGGTCCGCGGACAACCTGCTCGCGGAACTGGAGGCGAGCAAGACGGTGGACCTCGGCACCTTCGTCTACGCCCTCGGCATCCGCCACGTCGGGACGGAGCGGGCGCGGGCGCTCGCCGCCGCGTTCTCGCTCGACGATCTGATCGACGCGAGCGCCGAGGACCTGCGGTCGGTCGAGGACGTGGGCCCGGAGGTGGCCGAGTCGGTCGCCGCCTACTTCGACGAGGCGGAGAACGTCGAGACGGTCGAGCGACTGCTGGCGGCGGGCGTCTCGCCCGAGCGTCGGGAGCGCGGCGACGAACTCGATGGGCTGACCGTCGTCTTCACCGGGAGCGTGCCGGGGTACACCCGGTCGGAGCTGACCGATCTGCTCGAAACGCACGGTGCGTCGGTCACGTCGTCGGTCAGTGGCGAGACGGACTACCTCGTCGTCGGGGAGAATCCGGGGACACGAAAGCGGGAGCAGGCCGACGAGGAGGGCGTGGAGACGCTCGACCCCGAGGCGTTCGAGGCGCGGATTCTGTCGCGGCTGTAG
- a CDS encoding thioredoxin family protein: MTLESMEPGDWNGDDDVLAALGRDGLTYLVWGADWCGDCREQLPAFAAALDAAGVPADRIEQFPVDDDKQGEGVDAYGIEFIPTVVVERDGEEIARFVEEEPEGIAAYLSDRIAAADADEAPANADD, encoded by the coding sequence ATGACGCTGGAGTCCATGGAGCCGGGTGACTGGAACGGCGACGACGACGTACTCGCGGCCCTCGGCCGCGACGGCCTGACCTACCTCGTCTGGGGTGCCGACTGGTGTGGCGACTGCCGCGAGCAGTTGCCCGCCTTCGCCGCCGCCCTCGACGCAGCGGGCGTCCCCGCCGACCGAATCGAGCAGTTCCCCGTCGACGACGACAAGCAGGGCGAGGGCGTCGACGCCTACGGTATCGAGTTCATCCCGACCGTCGTCGTCGAACGGGACGGCGAGGAGATTGCCCGGTTCGTCGAGGAAGAACCCGAGGGTATCGCCGCGTATCTCTCGGACCGCATCGCGGCCGCCGACGCCGACGAGGCGCCGGCCAACGCCGACGACTAG